The sequence CGGACGTGCCTGCGCTCCCGGCGTCCGAACCGTCTCGGGCCCGTGGGACCGAGGAGCCGTCACGGACCGCCGAGGAGGCCAGGGCCTGACGCGGCCGTCCACCGCGCGCAAGGGCCGCCGCGGCCGCGCCGCCAGGCCGTGCCGCGAAGTCCCGTCGCTCGCCCGCGGGGCCGCCGTGGTCGCCTCGGTCGCGGCACGGCCTAGCCCACGTTCTTGGCTCTGCCCCGACCGACCTGCGTGCGTACGGCGCCCATGCTCGCCGCGATGACCAGGGTGATCGCGAGCCCTTCGGTGACGGACAGCGTCTGGCTCAGCACCAGGAAGCCGGCGATCGAGGCGACGGCCGGTTCCAGGCTCATCAGGACCGCGAAGGTGGAGGCGGGCATCCGGCGCAGGGCGATGAGTTCCAGCGTGTACGGGAGGACGGAGGAGAGGATCGCGACGGCGGAGCCCAGGGCGATCGTGGTCGGGTTCAGAAGCTTGTCGCCGGACTCGATCACCCCCAGGGGCAGGAACAGCACGGCCGCGACCACCATGGCCATCGCCAGCCCGTCGGCCTGCGGGAAGCGACGCCCCGTACGCCCGCTGAAGACGATGTACGCCGCCCACATCGCGCCTGCCGACAGGGCGAAGGCGACACCGACCGGGTCGAGGCTGCTGAATCCTCCGCCGCCCAGCAGGAAGACACCGCCGAGGGCGAGACCGGCCCAGACGAGGTTGACGGCCCGGCGGGAGGCGACCACCGAGAGGATCAGCGGGCCGAGCACTTCCAGGGTGACGGCGGGGCCGAGCGGGATGCGGGCCACCGACTGGTAGAAGAGGCCGTTCATCGCGGCCATCGTGATGCCGAAGACGACGACGGTGCCCCAGTCGGCGCGCGAGTGCCCGCGCAGTCTGGGCCGGCAGATCACCATCAGCACGATCGCGGCGACCGCCAGCCGGAGCGTCACGACGCCGAGTGCTCCGGAGCGCGGCA is a genomic window of Streptomyces sp. NBC_00414 containing:
- a CDS encoding EamA family transporter codes for the protein MTIPSADEPLTVADPATAVAGPAPVSGHTPAPEQPTAAPPRGIRALGPVGLVLAGGISVQFGGALAVSLMPRSGALGVVTLRLAVAAIVLMVICRPRLRGHSRADWGTVVVFGITMAAMNGLFYQSVARIPLGPAVTLEVLGPLILSVVASRRAVNLVWAGLALGGVFLLGGGGFSSLDPVGVAFALSAGAMWAAYIVFSGRTGRRFPQADGLAMAMVVAAVLFLPLGVIESGDKLLNPTTIALGSAVAILSSVLPYTLELIALRRMPASTFAVLMSLEPAVASIAGFLVLSQTLSVTEGLAITLVIAASMGAVRTQVGRGRAKNVG